In Telopea speciosissima isolate NSW1024214 ecotype Mountain lineage chromosome 10, Tspe_v1, whole genome shotgun sequence, the DNA window ATTCATCCAATAATCAatattaaatttgtttttttcaaaataatccaggtttgatggacacactccAACATTCTCCCCCACATCGGGCTTCTCCCTCGGTGTCCACCCCCTGGCTGTCCTCGAAGCATGACCACTAGAACCCCCTATAAAAAAAGTCGTCTTATTGATGCAGGCCCGAATACTATCGCAAATGAGGTGGAGACGACCCACAATCATCCCAAGGCCATTAGGCGGTCTGCACAGATTCAAGCTCGTAAAGGAGGCGATGGTCCAGCTAAGCCAATCAAGCCTACACGTATAGAACACCAGCACTAGTAGTACGTTATTAGTAGTTGTTTTGAGTTTTGGTGATGAGCTGTTTTAGAGATCAAGTAGGAAGttgttatttctttattttaataggAGTTTAGAAGTTTAGAGTTTGTTCTTTACTAGGTGTCCTTAGTTAGGAATAACACCTCCACGTTATTAGCTTTTGAGTTTGAATAgtattttaatttcaaagggTTTTAATTGAGGCTATTTAAAAGCCAACGTATTTGGCTGTAGGGAATAATTTTTGGATAATAAAAAGAAACGTTCTTCTTTGTGAGGATTTTTAGAACCTAGCAGAATTCTTGTTTACCAAAGAAACCACGGTGAGTTTCTCCTTCGATCTTGAAGAATTGAGGGTTCTTTTGGATCGATTCCATCAGTTATTCTTTTGGTGTGCTCGGTTAGTTGCTCTCCTGATCCGTATCTTTCAACCAAGCTGCATTACTTATCCCCAATAGTTACTATTTGCTTTtgtaataaaaatagaatgACCAACTAACCATACATATATATCTCATGCGAGGAGCTAGTTTGATTTCATCTaccgattttttattttatacatacatacatatctATAAGAAGAAAGTTTCTTGGCCGGGAGTGTAGCCTGTGCGCTAGCGCCATAGTGtcttgtctctctcctcctccgtATAAATGACCTCCctactaaataaaaataaactaaaatccCCCTGTCAAATTATCCCACCAAATAATTGGTTGCCCGCCCATTGCTAAATGACTTAAATTGTAGCAATAATAAAAACTACTGCTATCTATACCTTTTCAGCAGGTTTTTTATTTCCAttgatatattttatttttattgagaaaaaattgtttcaaacattACTGCTATTACTTCTAATATTTTAATACTAATTATAGCCTTTATAATTATGTCATAATTTTGGTTGTATTTTTTGCAATATTTGTCACAAATAATTATCTTTAACTCAATTATTTGTACTATTTACtggattttttgggttttaattttattttttccgaTTGATTAACGATCGATATTTGAGTTGATACAAAAaatctatatttttttcaattttattatttaaggtatattttcttttctttttttatactTTGATTGTTAATTTTGAACATATGGATGGGTACGTATATGTTAAGTttatgatattagacataaaaaatggaagagagtaaaggaagaagaagaacacaagtTTTACATGGTTCAGGCCATAAGCCCTACATCCACGGATCCAAGGCCTACACAGCCATATATTTCATTATGATCGAATAAATTTTACATCAATTGGCACCCAAATATAAAGAGGGTGAATGCACAATTACAGGAGGTAAGTAtagtaggatattttaggatATCACCAACAATTTTGGTGATCAAATCAGGAAACATATTTCGTAGAATATCTTAGATATAGGAGATAATTAGGGAAGCTTTATCACCAATGAATCTTGGTGGCCCGGTCATAGACCCGGTCCACCCTTATCTCCAATATACACGTTAACATCCCCCCGCAAGTGAAACTGGGGATCGTCCTCAGTGAGCTTGACCCGGAAAACTTCAAAACGTgaaacaacaatatgcttgGTGCGGTGGTGACAGTTTTGCATTGAACCAGCGTTGCACAAAGCTGATGAGGAACATCAGTATTGCATAGAACCAACGAGTTTGGAAGCCATGATGAAGCCCTCAACCTGAGGCACGCCCCAATAAGGGACCTCAACTCAGGGCACGACTCAAGGACGGCAGGAACAAAACACAAAGAGAGGGATAAAGTGAATAAGTTTCGTTTTGTGGCCCAAATGGgaaccaaagagaagaagatatggtTAGGAGTGCTACAGTAGCACATCAATGAGCCAGGAATATGGGTACGGGtgagatgggaaaagaaaattaaaaaaaaaaaaaaagaagagagtaaaGTCGGTTTCAAACGTTGGGTTGGGTAtccgcgagagagagagagatatgttgGATGGATTTTAGACTGGGATTAGAGGGAATTTagggtggaaaaaaaaaagaaagaaaaagaattaaagTCAATTTGGGTGGGATGGGCGGTTTCAGTGGGAGGGATTTTAGAGAGAAAAGACATAAATATATgtgaaaagcaaaaaaaggaaaaggagaagaatgggCAGATGGGTTGAGCAActaaaagatagaaaaaaataaaaaatgatgaacgTGGGTGGGGGATTAGAAAAGGAATAATGGAATTAAATAGGGAAGGGAAATTGGAATGGAATTTGCGGTGGGACTGACCGGGGTATTTGGGTAGGAGCAATTTGCGAACAATTGCAGTGGTGCGATGAAGACAGCGGCGACTGCAAAGGCAGAGGGCTGCAATTACAACCTCAGGCAGGATAGTGCGATCAAGACCAGAAACCAGCAGCAACAAGTGGAAGACAAAGATCGAAGAAGACCGAACCTttaagctttgataccatgttaagtttatgatattagacataaacaatggaagagagtacaggaagaagaagaacacaagtTTTACATGGTTCAGGCCATAAGCCCTACATCCACGGATCCAAGGCCTACACAGCCATATATTTCATTATGATCGAATGAATTTTACATCAATTGGCACCCAAATATATAGGGGGTGAATGCACAATTACAGGAGGTAAGTAtagtaggatattttaggatATCACCAACAATTTTGGTGATCAAATCAGGAAACATATTTCGTAGAATATCTTAGATATAGGAGATAATTAGGGAAGCTTTATCACCAACGAATCTTGGTGGCTCGGTTATAGACCCGGTCCACCCTTATCTTCAATATACACGTtaacatatacatatatttatgtatttaataattaaatagaCATGGTCTATATTGAATTAAGAActgatgaagaagaataagatgCATCATGCCAAAACTCAGGAGGTTATGAAAGTGAGGTATCCTTTGATTTGCTCTACTATAATTTTAGCATCTGCGTATCCATCGCCGTTCACCAGTGCAGTGATCGTTGGCGTCAACATCTGGTCCTTAACAACTGACACTAGCAGCCAACATCTCTGCATTTTGCTCTTCAAACACCTTGAAAATTCGAATTGGAACTGAGTTTAAACCCTACTCAGGCAATGGTAGGGGTATCGTCGCCGGGGATTTCACGCCtcaaaggttgaagatgaagctTGGAGATGGAAGATAGGGCAAgtcattctccctttcccttGTTATTTTGGCTTTttatcaaaagggtaaatgggtcatctcacaatgGTCAAGGGTTAATTTGGATATTATAAAAAATCTAACTACGCCATGTCAGCACATAATAGACAGATGCTAACGGCAGGGgaggaattagtaatttttcgaaaactataggggaatcgaatgtaaggtgggaaaaacaaggggaggaatgtgtaattagggcaaagtataGGGGAGGGGGacataattttccctttttcttataTCTAAGGTTGCTATTTGGTTTTGCAATATAGAGAGAATGACCAACTAACCATAGATACGTATCTAAAGCTTCTTTTCAATTCTTATaaacttgattgattgattaaaaaaaaattcactgtAATAATGGATCGAAGAAAGATTTGCCCAACAACAGCTGCAATAGATACATTGTGGATGGGAAGGCCAAAGTGACAGTGTGATTTTGACTATCTCTTCGTgagtcttattttttttcccttaatttttcaTGTTGAACACGTAGTGCACATGGTAGTGTCTATGTGTTGGTtatcattgttgtcaacacagtgcatgtgtgttgttttTGTGAACACAGTGCATCTTGTTTTAATACAGTGATAGTGGCAGTCCATGGTAGTTACAAAGGTCAATCAAGTACAGGCAACACTCTAGATGAGTTGTCAGACATCTAGCAGTGACTAGAAAGTGTTCCTAGCGTTCCTAGCAGCTCTGACTGTATTTACAATGGCAGTGACACCAATTACAGGAAACTGTAAAGTTTGAGCCGATTCTAAAGTCATTTAGCTAGTGAAACCCTACCAAGGgaaattttgtcattttaggGTAGTTTGTCCGAATCTCTCCGGGTAGAGGTTCCACTTTGTTAGGTTCAAGGTTGGGAGAGGCTCTCCAATCAAAATCAGGCCTCACACACCACCACACACCATTTCAAAATAAAGTATCATCCTTGTAGACTAAGCTAGCTCAAGTATCTCTATTCACAAATTCCTTTAAATTTCCTTAGACTCATAGGTATATATACTGCCACTATCACGGCAGAAACAGTGGTTTATGCTTCTCTCCTAAGCATGGATGCAGTTAATTCTTCCATGTTTAGCGAGTAAATTTGGCATATAATgttctttattaattagtttatgTTACAGTGTTACCTATAATCAAAATTTTAGGAATGTGGATGCAAGAATGTTCATCATCACTCAAATCTGGGACCCAACCCATGCATACACCTTTGGGATTGTTGGGCGAATATGACAATAATTTGGGAACTTTTTACAACAACCAGTCCTTTTTTAAGCTCTGGATACTTATTCTTTCTCACGCTAAAAATGATTTGTCTTTAAGCAACACTccaatgaatgtttatctaggCAAATATTCCAACAATTCAATAATATGGGAACTTTTAACCTAGACCAGTCCTTTTTAAGCACTAGAATCTGATTCTTTCTTTTGTACTTACCGTGAAGTCTCTATATAATTCTCTTTGCATGTTCTTCCATTTCCATCACAGCAAAGAGCAAGAGGCAACAAGAAGCAACAAATACTACTCTCGACGTTCAATCCTAGCTACTCTAATGGCAACAGCTGTTGTTTCCAAGGCCACATTATCCAAATGCTTCTCCAACAAGAGCTTTGTGCTAAGTGTCCATCGCCTTCAGAATTCCAAAAAACAATCAAGAAATGATGAACTCCAACAAATATTTCGTTACTTGGATACTAATGGTAATGGGAAAATTGAAGGATCTGAACTCAGATCCTACCTTGCCTCCAAAAAGGAGTTCATGTCACCTGAGGAGGCTCAAGCTGTGACCAATGAACTCGTTGCAGCAGGCGGCGACAGTTTGACGCTCAGCTTTGATGATTTTGCAATGTTGATGGAGCGTCAAGGTGGGGATGATGATCTGAAAAGAAGCTTTCAGATGTTCGCTGGGAAGACGTCTGGGTCCATTACATCAGAGGATTTGCAGAGGATATTCAAAATGTCAAATGAAGAGTGCAAGAGCATCATAAAGGCATTCGACCTCAACGGCGATGGTGTGATTGATTTCCCTGAGTTCCAGCAGATGATGGCTTAATCCGGTAACAGTGTTTGGACCTGTTCtatgtgcatgtgtgtgtggcAAATAAGCAgtttactaaaataaaaataatggccTTTCCCCTGTTTAGTTGTTTTGAAAGATGCAATGCAAGTGGGGGTTAGGCACTAGGACTGTAAGACCGGTGTGTACcacataattaataattatgaACAGGTTTGCTATGCACTGAGTATGAAGTTCAAGCTtggttatgttctttttttttttttttttgttttaatttatcgATATATCAAATTTACTgagcaagaaaaagaataattaCAACCAAAGGACAGCAGCCCTAGAGCATCTCAAGGGTATTCCTGAGACAAGAAGGGCACCCCTACCGAAGTCACAAATGGTTGTTGGAATTTGGAACATCCAATCCAACCAAGAATAGGAGTGTGGCTCTAACTAATAGCGGCATATTAAGAATAGGATTAGTCAATCCCCATGTGATGGATAATCCCCTTATGTAATTGAATCCTTGATTCTGGGTCGATTGGCACAGACGTGAGTGTGGCTCGGGGGGCTTTTATCCATCGGACCATCCCTGACAATAGTGACGTGGTGTGACATCATTGGGTGGCTATATTTAGGTATATCAACATTAAATCACAAAATTTACCTCCAttgtaagagaaaaaaaaaaaaaaaaaaaaaaaggcacgttatacaaaaaatgccaaaaaaatgtAAAGTAATAAAATTATTTGACAGAAATGTGAATAagaaaatctttctttttttctttgccttcttgaaaaagaagatttcaagaagaaaaaaaatacaagatataATTTTGTATTTCGAGTTccctttgcttttttatttttccaatccACACTCAAATTTGCTTCTCCATCTTTGTCCAACTCATTGTTCtcccacaaatttttttttttaaaaaaaatagtgtaaTCCAAAATCATTGAACAAGAATACACATGCCCGGACGAGTGGGCACCCCTTCTCAAGGGTATTCCTGAGAGAAGAACAAACACGTTTCTAACGGCACCCAGCTTGTAATTTCTTGTTATCCCTACAGACCTAGACTCCCTCTGGTTGGTTTGGCACTGCTCGCTTGAAAGCATGCCCGATGCTTGGTCAGTAGATCAAGTACTCATCATTGCATCGGTGCTTGATATGCACCTTCCACCCCTTCCATCCCCAACCCATGTACTCTCCCCCACATCAAAGGCTGACCCCCTTGGTGCCCATCCCTTGGCTGCCTAGTAGCGGGTCCcactgaaccaaaaaaaaaaatcttcttatACTTAAAGGTTGCTATTTGGTTTTGCAATATATAGATAATGATtaagggcctgcatgataacacgtttgtttctctatttctctttatttttttttttcttgggaacaaaaaaataagagaaatctgTTTCTTAAGAccggttcattttttggttcctGGAAATGAACCGGAACAAAAAAGTTGCTaagaaataggaaaagaaaaaagaaactccaATTTGTAGCTTCTCTGTCCCAAAAATAATAGGAATGATTCAACAATTGTAATTATTGTTGCTAATagtttttttggatgaaatcaAACTGTTaataaagaaagcaaagaagataCAACAACTCAAATGGATCAACAGGCCAAGcctcaaacaaaaaacaacagAGCAGCAAAAGGCTTAATAGAGCCTGATCTGAAGACCCCAAGAAGTAGCAATATGATGATTCTTGAAGCAATCTAAGTCCGAAGCATGAAGATTGATCTTAGTTCTGACATCAAACTCAATGGGACTCTGAATCTACATATGAGACCGAGAAAAGGAGGTccgtctacgttgatgataaaTAGTAGCACAAAAAATCATCTTTACAGCCCTATTACATATCGACTTTCCTTTAAACTCTTGTCTAATCCAACTCCACTCTCTGGCAAAGGAAGAGAGGGGCACATGAGAAGGGGCAACACTTGCGAATAACTCCAGCCCAAATAGCCTTGGAATAAGGGCAATTAAAGAACAAAAGATCAATATTCTCCATatcattccaacaaagacaacaaTTGGGGATAGAGATGTTCCTGTGGGAAAGGAACTCCTGAGTGGGGAGGGAACTAGTGAGGGCACACCATGTAATGAAGCTATGTCTGGGGATGTGGTGAGTAAACCAAATCAAGTTCCACCAAGAAACAATGGTTCCTTTAGATCTAATAAGCTCCCACGCCTACGCGGAAGGGAACATCTTATTGGTAGAGGGGTTCCATTTAACAATATCACCGTTGCCGGAGGCCTTCTACCAATATGCTGAAGTTGCTCCAAGACAAATTAAAGATCTGAAGAAATTAAAGGACTGGGTCTCCAAGACCCATTATAGATGATCGAAGAGACAAGTGCCATCCTTTTAGCGCCGGTCATACTTAATTCTATCTCCAAACACTGAGAGAAGGACTCCACATGGGTGCCAATTGTCTAACCAAAGTCTTGTGGACATTCCATCATCAATCTTGAAAATTAACTATGTGATCTTGAACCAAATGTCTCAACTTTAGAATCTttttccaagcccaaaaagcaTCAGAACCGCATTTGACTGTCCAAATAGAGTCTTTCTTGAAGTATTTAAAATAAATCCACTGAGTTCATAAACCTTCTCTCTTTTTAACAATTTTCCAAAGAAGCGTAAGAAGACCCGCTTTATTTACATCTTTCACTCTCTTTAGACCTAGTCCTCCCTCCTTCTTTGGAAGGAAAACTGACGTCCAGCTGATGGTGTGAAGGAATTTATTATTGTCACTTCCCTTCCACAACAAGGCACACATGATGGACTCAATCATCCAAATCACATAGCCGGGAAGGCCATATATTCTAGTCCAATAAAGATATGAAGCCTGCATCATAGCTCGAACAATATCCAAACGGCCTGTGAATGAACGGACTTTGCTCTTCCACAACTGAAGCCTTTTCTTGAGCCTATCCAAAATAGGAGAACAATGATGGAGAGAAAGCCTGGAATAAATCAAAGAGAGTTCAAGATAATGTTGCAAATAGTTTGTAAATAGAAATGGTTAAACATTACCATTGCTAAATGCAACTATGACAGTCAGATTCAGAAACTGTCGAGATTAAAGTCATAGTtgaaaaaccaggttttgattTGGCCGAGTTTCCTGAGtggagtcaaaattttggaaaacttggtCAAGAGTCGAGTAAACTATGTTagggtaaaaaatgatgagactCGGTCATAAGTTATCagacttagtatttttaccCGAGTCATGATAGACTTTGCGATTttagtcatttaaaaaaaaagccaTAAAGCCGATTCACTTAGaaattgagttgagtaaaatagtaaatttgtgttgtaaaatagtaaaaaaccCTTAACTCCTCGTCTCCCTTCTATTGTTCAatggaataaactcaaaatgcattgttatgtgattacttttttttccataatttttctatgtttttgtaattttttttaatttattcatatttattgcataaaaaataagaaaaaaaaaagtgactcACCATGAttgggtttgacaaggccgagtcaCCAAGGTTTTTTGAAAGGCGAGTTGAGTCagaaaacttggttttccaactatggatTAAACAGCCACAACACATTTCGAATGCACAAGTGAGGTGCACCGTCCAATGCACTTTAATAGTGCATTGGGCAATGCaatgcacttgagaggataacaATGGTTCctttagatatatatatatatatatatataaggtgaTGTTCTCTTCCTGGGAGTGTACGGGGGAGCAGGTTGCGCCGATACACATGGGGTGGGATACAATAGCCATTTCAGTCATTCAGGGGGCAGAGGCGGTCATTTTGGTCCCCATGTGTCTTGGCACATCTTGCGTCCCCAGTgcagagaatatatatatatgtgtgtgtgtgtgtgtgataccctaaaaatattttgaaaacttatcaGTGGAACATGGTAAGGTAAAAACAATTTGACTTATATTCTGAGGTGCATGTATGCGAGATTAGGTGATTTATGATTCTAGTTAGTTCACACAAAAGAACTTAAATGGTTTGAGCTTGAGTGATTCTATATGGATAAATGTCGAATGGTTGAGGACCAAGTCAATTATGGGTCAATTTATTGGTCAGTCTAACTCAAGTGTGAGTGGTTCAGTTATAGCAAAGTTTATTTTGGACCTTTGATATAGActatgattgaataaataaagatatagagataatgTCCAGGAAGTTTAAAGACTTATTTGGCCAGGTTTGCATATTACATCAGTGGTGCAAGAATAAtaagattgattttggttcagtttagtGATACAACGTTTTAACCAagaaccaaattttttttttgctagaagaTCCTTGTATTAAAGAAAAGGCAAAAGAGTCACAACtccaaaaacaagaagaaaccgAAAGCAAAACACAAACACAGACTGGACCAGCCAGCCAGCTCCCCTAAATCATAACAAATCTATATCTAGGCAAGCCCATAGCATCACGAGCCAAATGATCTACAATATGACTAGGAAAGAGTAAGTTAGTAGAAGACACTCCGTTAATCGCCGCATGCTTTGCCAAATAGTCTACGAAAGTATTTGCTTCCCTAAAGCAATGCGAGATTTTCCAATTGCAGGAGTCAAGGAAAGGCTTGAGAGCCTGCCATCTTTGGAGCGCAAACCACGGAATGTTTGAGTGTTGAATGGCCAACACCAAAGCTGGCGAATCATATTCAATCCAAAGGTCCATGAAGCCACTCTCCCAAGCAATAAAAAGCCCGTCTAACAGAGCCTCAAACTCCGCCACAAAGCTATTCGAAACCCCCAGGTATCTGCAGTAGGAATGCAAGACTTGGGCTTGATGATTTCAAAACACACCCCCCACGCCTGCCCTTCCTGGGTTCCCGATCGAGCTGCCATCGATGTTGAGCTTGATCCACTGCCTAACCGGCCTGCACCAAAAAACCTCCAAGACATCATGAGATTTGAACCAAGAACCAAGTTACCATGttggatattatttatattGGTCAATAGATTTAGTTTGATCAAAGTTGAATTTTTGGAGTCTGATTTAGTAAATTGGTTAAATTTCTAAACATATTATCTTGACCAATAATTGATGGGCAGTCAGAGAGAGTGACTTAGATTTCGATGAAACACCTATTTGCTTTGGATCACAAAGGGCAAGTCCTATATAACCATACTAATTCAATTATGACGATTCTCTGGAGGAACCATGATATTCAAATGATTgtgggagaaagaagatgacATGCGATCCAAGTATCCACAACTGTTTAGAGATCTTGatatgtaaatttcgaggaACAAATTTCTTTAAGGGGGATGGACTGTAATATCCCGCATTTATTCAGCGATCCAGGTAAGTTTAAATTTCGAGAACgaaattttgttaaggggtggagaattgtaataccctaattttggactaggggtaatttgatctTTTTACTTAATATAGGATTGACGCAAGTTGAAGtgtaggatcttggacttgCTAGGGTGCACACAtgatggtaagtagtgtgccctagtgtaacacccttaatttgaattattcCTTACCTAAgtatagaattagggttttatttataacatatataatttgatttggaaaatagttcatagttagtaacctagcctagtgttcaaacatttaatttaatttgttagaggtctaaaGTTCTATTCTTTAGAAGTGTAATTAAACATTTTAtttcttataattttatagggcttaaaAAGGGACTTCCACGATTTCTAGCCTAGGAGGTCTTAGAATTTTGTAAGAATTTAGTTAGGaaaagtattatggattgataaggaaaggtgaggtggtaATTTCCAATTGGCTGAAAAACTCAATCTTggaaaaagaaagtcttcataaaataaaatctcaacaaaaaaggaatttagctaaaattaaactacctaatctataattttaatttaaaaaatcttaagtcaagattccttttaaaatattttcattagagaaaaagtaaagagatctagttagagactaaatagaattcttctcatctctttcttttttgttaggattaaatcccaATAACCAAATCtcaaaccccattccctttatcataaatttgagagagaaagagagagcaagagaggaaaattcgtggactatagagaggaagagaagaagaagaagagaagaagaagaagaaggaaggagaagaagaagaagaagagaagaaggagaagaaaaagaaggaaggagaagaaggagattcagaTTATATAGAATCAGCCATTTGACGTCCAATTTCGACCCTTTTGGAGCCAAATtgagaaaatcttatttcacaataaaacatagcctcatctcttattttagaaacccaacttgaatcagcccAAACGAATATCTAAGAAGAGAGATATCGCTGATTTAttgaaggtaggtcattctgtcaaaaaatctgtgtttcccaaatccgagtttaagcaataccttgaagttgatttcatcattaccttactcATGGGACTCCATTAAAGGGATTCTGAACTAGGAAAAGGTAGATTAAcatcattgaagcattgatttgaggtcacctatagaaaccctagttgcTTCACACAatgtgagtagatcttcaaccattatacttgatattttccttacatataaaatttattttgatacattgttttaaatttgaaatttagttttagattgagatttatcatgccaaaaacatatttcattcatgcttttactcaattaaattgttcacacatgattgcttgcaaggaatgatgATAtctttatgatttaattcacatatgtgtgtgcagaatttttaataatgtcatgtttatagactaatgaatccaatgcttatttgttgatagtatgatgaaggtctttgaatgattcttcatgattataacctaatgcatgatgtttgtggatgatgcataaaaatctgattttgttttgggtttatcttttaattttcattgatgttattgttggatatgtgattgcgaagattttgcccaatcttccctattattgttcttcactttatgcattaatatgttgatgaaagttactgtttttaaattttattttcattcttttcaataatatgtgttagggtggaattggggagtcaTGACCCTAAGTttcgaacttggatgtatagcccTAAATTATAAGTAAATCCacgattgttattttgttgtttatcttaccgacattggtgaatatATTGGGGTAAAGATAAGTTGGTGAGTTTTTTAGCTACGGgtttacccttattggagctatatagacactactagaaagagggagatgataaaaaactctccaggagggcattgctggtaaaaccttaaggggctttgactcggtctggggcaagtttggtcactagtttctctattagtttcttgatgttgagagggaacagtggtgttgtagttgatcatagctggagttcatacgTCGCTAttatgagggccttgaccagtgtatggtaactagttcacactagtccattagggagtgatgtgtttgttattttacattctttgaaactatcttttgttgattgttgtcatatatacttttcattatagtagtggtgataagcaaatacgGTTATgctcattttgttttgttttttttttccggatcTAGATACACATattatgtctttacattttgtattacttgtgcatgttttcacacctatatagttgttgtggatttattTGCTAATATTTTtccgaagcttaccctcaccgtttttcagatgaacaactttatgaatgcgaacctggatgtgaggatgtactagaggaggaggtccaagaggacgaagcGTTTGGATTAGAAAAGGACGACTACTATTAGACACTTGACACttcctttaaattttagaagaactcatagtttgtttgagtttaatttaattttggagattgtaacctttatttaagatttttaagtttaatttaaaaGTTGTAATAACTTAGTTTgactaccctactttagttgaagtcttaatctatacattttagacttatgtttgtattttggttctactccggttcatatctccttg includes these proteins:
- the LOC122643235 gene encoding probable calcium-binding protein CML41 produces the protein MATAVVSKATLSKCFSNKSFVLSVHRLQNSKKQSRNDELQQIFRYLDTNGNGKIEGSELRSYLASKKEFMSPEEAQAVTNELVAAGGDSLTLSFDDFAMLMERQGGDDDLKRSFQMFAGKTSGSITSEDLQRIFKMSNEECKSIIKAFDLNGDGVIDFPEFQQMMA